The following coding sequences lie in one Peribacillus frigoritolerans genomic window:
- a CDS encoding carbohydrate ABC transporter permease, whose protein sequence is MRGKWKLWLIGFIGFILAILWLTPFYLMLVNAFKMKRDIFADTLGLPETWTFENFTQAFEQLDFLRTLFNSLLISGVSVVIIIIFSAMAAYALSRNKSKISSLLFFVFVAAMLIPFQSVMIPLVAQFGQLGMLNKAGLIFMYLGFGCSLSIFLYHGTLKGIPLSLDEAAKIDGANRFQVFWYIIFPLLKPMSITVGILNVIWIWNDYLLPSLVIGGAGSETIPLKLFFFFGQYTKQWHLALAGLTLSIIPVIIAYFFAQRQIIKGIADGAVK, encoded by the coding sequence ATGAGGGGAAAATGGAAATTGTGGCTGATTGGATTCATCGGATTCATTTTGGCCATATTATGGCTCACTCCGTTTTATTTAATGCTTGTCAATGCTTTTAAAATGAAACGGGATATATTTGCCGATACACTGGGACTGCCTGAAACCTGGACATTCGAAAACTTCACTCAAGCATTCGAGCAATTGGATTTCCTTCGGACTTTATTCAATTCTTTATTGATATCGGGCGTCAGTGTAGTCATCATCATCATCTTTTCTGCGATGGCAGCATACGCTCTTTCCCGAAACAAAAGTAAAATAAGTTCCCTGCTTTTCTTTGTGTTTGTAGCAGCCATGCTGATCCCGTTTCAGTCTGTGATGATACCGCTCGTTGCCCAATTCGGACAGCTGGGGATGTTGAACAAGGCCGGACTGATTTTCATGTATTTAGGTTTTGGCTGCAGTCTTTCCATATTCCTGTATCATGGTACTTTAAAAGGGATTCCCCTCTCACTTGATGAGGCAGCAAAGATTGATGGTGCAAACCGCTTTCAAGTATTTTGGTATATCATATTTCCATTATTAAAACCGATGTCCATTACAGTTGGGATCTTGAATGTCATTTGGATATGGAACGACTATTTGCTGCCATCCCTTGTTATTGGCGGCGCAGGATCGGAGACCATCCCACTTAAATTATTCTTCTTTTTCGGTCAATATACGAAGCAATGGCATCTTGCCTTGGCTGGACTTACCTTATCCATCATTCCAGTCATCATTGCGTACTTTTTTGCTCAGAGGCAAATTATCAAAGGAATTGCAGATGGAGCAGTTAAATAA
- a CDS encoding LacI family DNA-binding transcriptional regulator, producing MSVTIKDVAKKANVAPSTVSRVIHNSPTISEKTKRKVRKVLKEMGYHMNENARNLVTKSTKAIGIVMKSSARESLYNPFFPEVIRGIGDFCNKEGYSLSLTTGETEDAIFEDVVKMVQGRRVDGMIVLYSKKDDKVVPYLLKQGFPFVLIGKPSTNMSGITFIDNDNVQAAREVSEFVISLGHERIAFLGGSPEFEVIQDRLTGFQQAMEQAGLDVRQEYIKLIPLNRTDGINAIDELLELKEAPTAFLVMDLLLGVLLLGVLAEKNLKVPQQISVVCFNHSEFIEFLSTPLTTVDIHTYQLGYEAAKCVFDLIANPEMMEKSISIPTKIIKRESHFVAEKEIK from the coding sequence TTGTCTGTTACTATAAAAGACGTTGCCAAAAAAGCAAATGTCGCTCCATCAACGGTATCGCGTGTAATCCATAACAGCCCGACAATCAGTGAAAAGACAAAGCGTAAAGTACGCAAGGTATTAAAGGAAATGGGCTATCATATGAATGAAAATGCCCGGAACTTAGTCACGAAGTCAACTAAGGCCATTGGGATCGTCATGAAAAGTTCGGCAAGGGAATCACTTTATAATCCCTTTTTTCCAGAAGTGATCCGAGGCATCGGGGATTTCTGTAATAAAGAAGGGTACAGTCTTTCCCTGACAACCGGCGAGACGGAGGATGCCATCTTTGAGGATGTCGTGAAAATGGTTCAGGGCAGAAGAGTGGATGGCATGATTGTTTTGTACTCTAAAAAGGACGATAAAGTGGTGCCGTATTTATTAAAGCAGGGCTTCCCGTTCGTTTTGATCGGGAAGCCAAGTACGAACATGAGCGGAATCACGTTCATTGATAACGATAATGTTCAAGCGGCCAGGGAAGTATCGGAGTTTGTAATAAGTCTTGGACATGAGCGAATCGCCTTTTTAGGGGGCAGTCCCGAGTTTGAGGTGATCCAGGACCGCTTGACAGGTTTTCAACAAGCGATGGAACAGGCCGGGCTGGATGTGCGACAGGAATATATCAAATTGATTCCTTTAAATCGAACGGATGGAATAAATGCCATTGACGAATTGCTGGAATTGAAAGAGGCACCAACCGCATTTTTGGTTATGGATCTTTTATTGGGTGTTCTCTTGCTTGGAGTGTTAGCTGAAAAGAACTTGAAAGTGCCGCAGCAAATAAGCGTCGTCTGTTTTAACCACTCAGAATTCATAGAATTTTTAAGTACGCCGCTGACAACGGTTGATATCCATACGTATCAGTTAGGGTATGAGGCGGCAAAATGCGTGTTCGATCTAATTGCAAATCCGGAAATGATGGAAAAGAGTATCAGTATTCCTACCAAAATCATAAAGCGGGAGTCGCATTTTGTTGCCGAAAAGGAAATTAAATGA
- a CDS encoding ThuA domain-containing protein, giving the protein MRVLVWNEFRHERTKPEVAKVYPDGIHGAIAGFLQSEQVEVRTATLDEEEHGLTEEALERTDVLLWWGHVAHDEVQDEIIARVHKRVLEGMGLIVLHSGHFSKIFKRLMGTTCDLKWRVADEKERLWVVDPSHPIVDGIGEYIELEKEEMYGEHFDIPAPDQLIFVSWFEGGEIFRSGCTYQRGKGKIFYFRPGHETYPTFHNPEIQRVIKNAVDWVKPESGVVTNYGKAEPLESISGKEMK; this is encoded by the coding sequence ATGAGAGTCCTGGTATGGAATGAGTTTCGCCACGAGAGAACAAAGCCTGAAGTAGCCAAAGTATACCCAGATGGTATCCATGGTGCAATTGCCGGCTTTTTACAAAGTGAGCAGGTCGAGGTGAGGACCGCTACTCTCGATGAAGAAGAGCATGGATTAACGGAAGAAGCACTGGAACGAACCGATGTACTTCTTTGGTGGGGGCATGTTGCACATGATGAAGTTCAGGATGAAATCATTGCAAGGGTCCACAAGCGAGTACTCGAGGGCATGGGTCTCATCGTCCTCCATTCCGGTCATTTTTCAAAAATCTTCAAACGACTTATGGGCACGACTTGCGATTTGAAATGGCGGGTCGCGGATGAAAAGGAACGGCTTTGGGTTGTCGATCCCAGTCATCCTATCGTTGATGGAATCGGAGAATATATAGAGCTTGAGAAGGAAGAGATGTACGGGGAACATTTTGATATTCCTGCACCAGATCAATTAATATTCGTCAGTTGGTTTGAAGGCGGGGAGATATTCAGAAGCGGCTGCACGTATCAGCGGGGAAAAGGGAAGATTTTCTATTTCCGTCCAGGTCATGAAACATATCCTACTTTCCATAATCCGGAGATTCAACGAGTAATTAAGAATGCCGTTGATTGGGTCAAGCCGGAATCTGGAGTCGTAACGAACTATGGGAAAGCCGAACCGTTGGAATCCATCTCAGGCAAAGAGATGAAGTGA
- a CDS encoding Gfo/Idh/MocA family protein — protein sequence MGKVKVGVIGCGSIAKNRHFPEYDAHLETEIIAVCDIVQDRANAAAQRYGAQAYTDYIELLKNEEIEAISVCTPNYLHARITVAALEAGKHVLCEKPMATSLVDAEKMNAAAAKSGKILMIGHNQRFVPSHQKAKQLIESGELGKVYSFRTAFGHSGPETWSVDGLESWFFKKDQAVIGAMGDLGVHKADLLRYILGEEFVEVGAFVETTAKKNTDVDDSAACILRTESGIIGTLTASWSYAKEDNATVIYAEKAVLRLEDDPKYSLIIHHDNGKTETIQLGSIQTNDSEGQHDSEVISHFVKCVVNNEEPLVSGVEGLKSLKVILGAMESNASRKIIRL from the coding sequence ATGGGCAAAGTGAAGGTAGGAGTCATTGGATGCGGGAGTATCGCAAAAAACAGGCATTTTCCGGAGTATGATGCACATCTGGAAACGGAGATCATTGCCGTTTGTGATATTGTGCAGGACCGGGCGAATGCAGCAGCACAAAGGTATGGCGCCCAAGCATATACTGATTATATAGAACTTTTGAAGAATGAGGAGATTGAAGCGATCAGTGTATGTACACCGAATTACCTGCATGCACGCATCACGGTTGCGGCCCTGGAAGCTGGTAAGCATGTCCTTTGTGAGAAACCAATGGCTACTTCTTTGGTGGACGCTGAAAAAATGAATGCAGCAGCAGCGAAAAGCGGCAAAATACTAATGATTGGTCATAATCAGCGTTTTGTTCCTTCTCATCAAAAAGCGAAACAGCTTATTGAGAGCGGGGAGCTAGGGAAGGTCTATAGCTTCCGGACGGCTTTTGGACATTCAGGGCCTGAAACCTGGAGCGTGGACGGACTGGAAAGCTGGTTTTTTAAGAAGGATCAGGCAGTCATTGGTGCAATGGGAGATTTAGGCGTTCATAAAGCTGATTTATTACGGTATATCCTTGGAGAAGAATTTGTTGAAGTGGGAGCCTTTGTGGAAACGACTGCCAAGAAAAATACAGACGTTGATGACAGTGCGGCCTGTATCCTCCGGACGGAGAGCGGTATCATCGGAACTCTTACCGCCAGCTGGTCTTATGCAAAAGAAGACAATGCTACGGTCATTTATGCGGAAAAAGCGGTATTGCGCCTTGAAGACGATCCGAAATACTCACTTATCATCCATCATGATAATGGAAAGACAGAAACCATCCAATTAGGAAGCATCCAGACTAATGACTCAGAAGGACAGCATGATTCCGAAGTGATCAGCCACTTTGTAAAATGTGTGGTGAACAATGAGGAGCCTCTTGTCTCAGGAGTTGAAGGATTAAAATCATTAAAAGTCATTCTTGGCGCGATGGAATCAAATGCATCCCGAAAAATCATCCGCTTATAA
- a CDS encoding Gfo/Idh/MocA family protein — protein MYKLKMGIIGAGGIAQKRHIPAFQKFQDKVVLYAIQDIDEMKAREVAREFHIEKVFTNYEEMFAEVDAVTIATPNKFHAEISIAALQAGVHVLCEKPMAITTEECLAITEAANISGKVLSTAYHYRFMKEAQAAKKMIQAGEIGEPYVARVQAIRRRKVPGWGVFTSKELQGGGSVIDYGCHLLDLALWLMDDPEPIEIVGSTYNYVSKGVDQVNLWGNFDASVFEVDDHATAYIKFANGASLLFETSWAANIREEATVLSLSGTQGGLDVFPLVLNQAKHGMLLNSEAVWMPGEDTPDLQQAENFINSCLGLAEPLVKPSEAMKVSKIIEAIYQSSASGKVMSIN, from the coding sequence ATGTACAAATTAAAAATGGGTATTATCGGTGCTGGCGGAATTGCCCAAAAAAGGCATATCCCAGCTTTTCAAAAATTTCAAGATAAAGTGGTTTTATACGCCATTCAGGATATAGATGAAATGAAGGCGCGAGAAGTGGCGCGTGAATTTCATATCGAAAAGGTTTTCACCAATTATGAAGAAATGTTTGCTGAAGTGGATGCTGTTACGATTGCAACGCCAAACAAGTTCCATGCGGAGATTTCCATTGCTGCTCTGCAAGCGGGTGTTCATGTGTTATGCGAAAAGCCGATGGCCATTACAACCGAGGAATGTTTAGCAATAACCGAGGCTGCAAACATATCGGGTAAAGTGTTATCGACTGCTTATCATTACCGCTTCATGAAGGAAGCTCAGGCTGCCAAAAAAATGATTCAGGCCGGTGAGATCGGTGAACCGTATGTAGCGCGTGTACAGGCAATCAGACGACGCAAAGTCCCTGGATGGGGAGTTTTTACAAGCAAGGAATTGCAAGGCGGAGGAAGCGTGATCGATTACGGCTGCCATTTGCTTGATTTGGCATTATGGCTGATGGATGACCCAGAACCGATTGAAATCGTAGGTTCGACATATAATTATGTCAGTAAGGGTGTCGATCAGGTCAATTTATGGGGGAATTTCGATGCCTCGGTTTTTGAAGTGGATGACCATGCCACTGCATATATCAAATTTGCCAACGGAGCATCGCTATTATTCGAAACATCCTGGGCCGCGAATATCCGTGAAGAAGCAACTGTTTTGAGTTTATCCGGAACGCAGGGCGGACTTGATGTGTTCCCTCTAGTCTTGAATCAGGCTAAGCACGGCATGCTTTTAAATAGTGAAGCAGTATGGATGCCAGGGGAAGATACACCAGACCTGCAACAGGCAGAGAACTTTATTAATAGCTGCCTGGGGTTGGCAGAACCATTGGTAAAACCATCGGAAGCCATGAAAGTTTCAAAAATAATCGAAGCCATTTATCAAAGCTCGGCAAGTGGGAAGGTCATGAGTATAAATTAA
- a CDS encoding sugar phosphate isomerase/epimerase family protein, translating into MKLGIFTVLFAQKSFEDMLDYVADSGLKTVEIGTGGYPGNIHCPLDELLESEEKRQKYLESVQARGLTISAFSCHGNPISPDEAFAKESDETLIKTIKLASLLNVPVVNTFSGTAGDHEGAKYPNWPVAPWPNEYTNVLKWQWEEKLIPYWKKAAAIADEHNIKIGLELHGGFLVHTPYTLLKLREATSDAIGANLDPSHLWWQGIEPVGAIKILGKAGAIYHFHAKDTYLDQDNINMYGLTDMQPYGNIQSRAWNFRSVGCGHSLQEWSDIMSALRTYGYDYVVSIEHEDPLMSVEEGFQRAVTNLKTVLINESPTDLWWV; encoded by the coding sequence GTGAAATTAGGGATCTTTACAGTGCTATTTGCTCAAAAATCATTCGAGGATATGCTTGATTATGTCGCGGATTCCGGATTAAAAACAGTTGAAATCGGTACAGGCGGGTATCCAGGGAATATCCATTGTCCACTCGATGAACTGCTGGAAAGTGAAGAAAAGCGCCAAAAATACCTCGAATCCGTTCAAGCAAGAGGGTTAACGATCAGTGCATTCAGCTGCCACGGCAATCCAATCTCTCCAGATGAAGCATTCGCTAAAGAAAGTGATGAAACACTGATTAAAACAATCAAGCTTGCTTCCTTACTGAACGTCCCGGTCGTCAATACCTTTTCCGGTACAGCCGGTGATCACGAAGGAGCTAAATATCCAAACTGGCCCGTCGCCCCATGGCCGAATGAGTATACAAATGTGCTGAAATGGCAATGGGAAGAAAAATTGATCCCCTATTGGAAAAAGGCGGCCGCCATTGCCGATGAGCACAATATAAAAATCGGCCTTGAACTGCATGGGGGCTTTCTCGTACACACTCCCTACACCTTGTTAAAACTGCGGGAAGCTACATCTGATGCAATAGGCGCCAACCTTGATCCAAGCCATCTTTGGTGGCAGGGCATCGAACCAGTCGGGGCCATCAAAATCCTCGGGAAAGCGGGAGCAATCTACCACTTCCACGCAAAAGACACATACTTGGATCAGGATAACATCAATATGTATGGGTTAACCGACATGCAGCCATATGGAAATATCCAGAGCCGTGCCTGGAACTTTCGCTCTGTAGGATGCGGCCACAGCCTGCAAGAGTGGTCCGACATCATGAGCGCCCTTCGCACATACGGTTACGATTACGTCGTCAGCATCGAACACGAAGATCCGCTAATGTCAGTTGAAGAAGGATTCCAACGGGCCGTAACCAATCTGAAAACTGTACTCATCAACGAAAGCCCAACTGATTTATGGTGGGTATAA
- a CDS encoding PadR family transcriptional regulator, with protein MENLTEMLKGSLEGCVLEIISRHETYGYEITRRLNELGFTEVVEGTVYTILVRLEKKKLVNIEKKPSDMGPPRKFYSLNEAGRQELELFWEKWDFVSSKINVLKSI; from the coding sequence ATGGAAAATTTAACTGAAATGCTGAAAGGTTCGCTGGAAGGCTGCGTGCTGGAAATCATCAGCCGCCATGAAACCTATGGCTACGAGATTACCCGCCGCCTGAACGAGCTTGGGTTTACTGAAGTCGTGGAAGGGACGGTCTACACCATCCTCGTACGATTAGAAAAGAAAAAACTGGTGAACATAGAGAAGAAACCGTCAGATATGGGGCCGCCCCGCAAGTTTTACTCACTTAATGAGGCTGGCCGCCAGGAACTTGAATTGTTTTGGGAAAAATGGGATTTTGTATCATCAAAAATCAATGTCTTAAAGTCAATCTAG
- a CDS encoding DUF1048 domain-containing protein: MMELFKKMIGDKKEYKMMMARVEALPEDYQFVFKKIQNYMWNFSAGNGMDMLHMQYELIELFEAGAAEGRQVLEITGDDVASFADELVANAKTYFAKYREDLNESIMKRLGKNKFNK, from the coding sequence ATGATGGAATTGTTCAAAAAAATGATTGGTGATAAAAAAGAGTATAAAATGATGATGGCACGGGTTGAAGCCCTGCCAGAGGACTACCAGTTTGTATTTAAGAAAATTCAAAACTACATGTGGAATTTCTCAGCGGGCAACGGGATGGATATGCTGCACATGCAGTATGAATTAATCGAGTTGTTCGAAGCCGGTGCGGCGGAAGGCAGACAAGTGCTGGAAATCACTGGGGACGACGTGGCGTCCTTTGCCGACGAACTAGTGGCAAATGCTAAAACCTATTTCGCCAAGTATCGTGAAGATTTGAATGAAAGTATCATGAAGCGATTGGGAAAAAATAAATTCAATAAATAA
- a CDS encoding ABC transporter ATP-binding protein — MSNAAISVKGLKKSFKDNEVLKGVDFEVRRGEIFALLGSNGAGKTTTVNILSTLMKADGGEVGICGFDVQRQPDHVRQSISLTGQFAALDGMLTGRENLMMIAKLRGVSNPAQVADNLLARFSLTDAANRRADKYSGGMKRRLDIAMSLIGTPAVIFLDEPTTGLDPEARIEVWDTVKELAGGGTTILLTTQYLEEAEQLADRIAILHGGKIISTGTLIELKEMFPPAKVEYIEKQPTLEEIFLAIIGKKEKM, encoded by the coding sequence ATGAGCAATGCAGCGATTTCTGTAAAAGGGTTAAAAAAATCCTTTAAAGACAATGAAGTCTTAAAGGGGGTGGATTTTGAGGTGCGGCGTGGCGAAATTTTCGCACTGCTGGGCTCAAATGGAGCGGGCAAGACGACGACGGTCAATATCCTCTCTACTCTGATGAAGGCCGATGGCGGCGAAGTAGGTATTTGCGGCTTTGACGTCCAGCGTCAACCGGATCATGTTCGCCAGAGCATCAGCCTGACAGGGCAGTTCGCAGCTTTAGACGGTATGCTCACCGGGCGGGAAAACCTGATGATGATCGCCAAGTTGCGGGGAGTTTCCAATCCCGCTCAAGTCGCTGACAATCTTCTTGCAAGATTCAGCCTGACCGATGCGGCCAACCGCCGGGCGGACAAATATTCCGGCGGGATGAAGCGTCGGCTTGACATCGCCATGAGCCTGATCGGGACGCCAGCAGTCATTTTTCTCGACGAACCGACGACAGGGCTTGACCCCGAAGCGCGGATTGAAGTCTGGGATACCGTCAAGGAGCTTGCCGGCGGCGGCACGACAATCTTGCTGACGACCCAGTACCTGGAGGAAGCCGAACAACTGGCGGACCGTATCGCCATCCTGCATGGCGGAAAAATCATCTCGACCGGGACGCTTATCGAACTCAAGGAGATGTTCCCGCCAGCGAAAGTGGAGTACATCGAGAAGCAGCCGACACTGGAGGAAATTTTCCTCGCAATCATTGGCAAAAAGGAGAAGATGTAA
- a CDS encoding ABC transporter permease, whose translation MKSKTGVLLGRLMRNIMRSPDTIITVAITPIMMLLLFVYVFGGAIEAGTDNYVNYLLPGILLMAIASGVAYTSVRLFTDVKSGLMARFITMPIKRSSVLWAHVLTSLVSNALTIVVVILVALLMGFRSNADILEWLAVAGILGLFTLALTWLAVIPGLTAGSMEGATAYSYPLIFLPFISSAFVPTETMPKIVRVFAENQPVTSIVNAIRALLYEGSVGNDIWIALAWCVGIMVIAYFFASKAFKRQLG comes from the coding sequence ATGAAAAGTAAAACAGGGGTATTACTAGGACGTTTAATGCGCAACATCATGCGCAGCCCGGATACAATTATCACGGTGGCGATTACGCCGATTATGATGCTGCTGCTGTTTGTCTACGTATTTGGCGGCGCCATAGAGGCAGGCACGGACAATTACGTCAATTATTTATTGCCGGGAATCTTGCTGATGGCTATCGCATCCGGCGTCGCTTACACTTCCGTGCGGCTGTTTACGGATGTAAAGAGCGGACTGATGGCGCGTTTCATTACCATGCCCATCAAGCGCTCGTCGGTATTGTGGGCTCATGTGTTGACCTCGCTTGTTTCCAATGCGCTTACTATCGTGGTGGTTATCCTTGTCGCGCTCTTGATGGGCTTCCGTTCCAACGCTGATATCCTGGAATGGCTCGCGGTAGCTGGGATACTCGGGCTGTTTACGCTAGCGCTGACATGGCTGGCGGTCATTCCCGGATTGACAGCGGGGTCTATGGAAGGGGCGACAGCCTACTCGTACCCGCTGATTTTCCTGCCGTTTATCAGTTCGGCCTTTGTTCCCACCGAAACGATGCCTAAAATTGTCCGTGTGTTCGCTGAGAACCAGCCCGTGACTTCAATCGTGAATGCGATTCGTGCCCTCTTGTATGAAGGGTCTGTTGGCAACGATATTTGGATCGCGCTTGCCTGGTGCGTCGGCATAATGGTCATCGCCTACTTCTTCGCCAGTAAAGCATTTAAACGCCAGTTAGGGTAA
- the rluF gene encoding 23S rRNA pseudouridine(2604) synthase RluF, translating to MRINKFISESGITSRRGADKWIAEGRVTINGTVAELGSQAEPGDDVRVDGKPIKVEQQNVYIALNKPIGITSTTEKHIKGNIVDFVNHPLRIFHIGRLDKDSSGLILLTNDGDIVNEILRAENKHEKEYIVTVDKPITASFIKDMSSGVEILDTKTLPCKVEQLTKYTFNITLMQGLNRQIRRMCSALGYEVRDLHRIRIMNIHLDGLANGQWRDLTEDELTELFKELDYTPRQR from the coding sequence TTGAGGATCAATAAATTTATCAGTGAATCCGGAATTACCTCGCGACGAGGCGCAGACAAATGGATAGCCGAGGGCCGTGTGACGATTAATGGCACGGTAGCTGAGCTCGGCAGTCAAGCTGAACCCGGCGATGATGTCCGTGTAGACGGCAAGCCGATAAAAGTCGAACAGCAAAATGTCTATATTGCACTGAATAAACCGATAGGGATTACAAGTACGACCGAAAAACACATAAAAGGGAATATCGTTGATTTTGTAAATCATCCGCTTCGCATTTTTCATATCGGACGGCTTGATAAAGACTCAAGCGGTCTGATCCTTCTTACAAATGACGGAGACATCGTAAATGAAATCCTTCGTGCAGAAAACAAGCATGAAAAAGAATACATCGTAACCGTGGATAAGCCAATTACCGCGTCCTTCATTAAAGATATGTCCTCCGGAGTGGAGATTTTGGATACGAAAACACTTCCTTGCAAAGTTGAGCAGTTGACCAAATATACATTTAACATCACTTTGATGCAAGGACTGAACAGACAAATCCGCCGTATGTGCTCCGCACTGGGTTATGAAGTCCGTGATTTACATCGAATCCGGATCATGAACATCCATCTGGACGGACTGGCGAACGGCCAATGGCGCGACCTGACCGAGGATGAATTGACGGAACTATTTAAGGAATTGGATTACACCCCAAGGCAAAGATGA
- a CDS encoding DMT family transporter, translated as MKKSIVILFLILANLFWAGNYIFGKYVVTELSPIQLTFTRWLIAVFLLFPLAQWIEKPHWRIIWKAWKLLLVLGVLGIISYNFFLYWALTYTTSMNAALVNSMNPALIVLFSALLLKEKISSLHALGLIISLFGVLLVLTKGHLLDIFQLTYNKGDLLMILAILVWTFYSIIGKKLKNIPIISATAVSVFLGLILVAPFAIGSGMNLDLSSKAITGLLYIGIFPSVGSFIFWNISLRHINAGQAGIYLNLIAVFTAILSLVLGHAITFIQILGGILVFIGVYLTSKKKKAYPAAVTKNM; from the coding sequence ATGAAAAAATCTATTGTTATTTTATTTCTTATATTGGCAAATTTGTTCTGGGCCGGTAATTACATTTTCGGAAAATACGTTGTGACAGAACTTTCCCCAATCCAGCTAACATTTACGCGATGGCTAATTGCCGTTTTCTTATTGTTTCCTTTAGCGCAATGGATTGAAAAGCCACACTGGAGGATTATATGGAAAGCCTGGAAATTACTATTAGTCTTGGGTGTGCTCGGAATCATCAGTTATAATTTTTTCCTTTATTGGGCTTTGACCTATACAACTTCCATGAATGCCGCTCTTGTCAATTCCATGAACCCTGCCTTAATTGTTCTTTTTTCCGCTTTGCTGTTAAAGGAGAAAATTTCATCCCTCCATGCTCTCGGACTTATCATATCTTTATTCGGCGTTTTATTGGTCTTGACAAAAGGACACCTTCTGGATATTTTCCAGCTCACCTATAATAAAGGCGACCTATTGATGATCCTGGCGATTCTCGTTTGGACCTTCTATTCAATAATCGGTAAAAAACTGAAAAACATTCCGATCATCTCTGCTACTGCCGTTTCCGTATTTCTCGGATTGATTCTCGTCGCTCCATTCGCCATTGGCTCTGGAATGAACCTTGATTTAAGCAGCAAAGCAATCACAGGTCTCTTATATATTGGAATCTTCCCGTCTGTCGGCTCATTTATTTTCTGGAATATTTCCCTTCGTCATATCAATGCCGGCCAGGCTGGAATTTACCTGAATCTGATTGCTGTATTTACCGCCATCCTTAGCCTAGTTTTAGGTCATGCGATTACGTTCATCCAAATCCTCGGTGGCATCCTTGTCTTTATTGGCGTTTACCTGACAAGCAAAAAGAAAAAGGCATATCCGGCAGCTGTCACGAAGAACATGTAA
- a CDS encoding aldo/keto reductase, giving the protein MSKQTRIGKTDLYVNPIGLGTNAIGGHNLFPNLSEDTGRDVLRTALEEGINFWDTAYIYGPERSEEIIGEILKDSRRRDDIVLATKGAHKFVDGNIVFDNSPAFLKDAVDSSLKRLQTDYIDLFYIHFPDSDTPKDEAVGALKELKDAGKIKSIGVSNFSFEQLKEANKDGYVDVLQSEYNLFKREAEQDLLPYTAENDISFIPYFPLASGLLGGKYNQESTFDDGRAKSPLFQGQAFVSNLQKVEEVRAIANRKHTEVADVVLAWYLTRHSIDVLIPGAKKPEQVTRNLQALDVDLTMDEIAEISAIFA; this is encoded by the coding sequence ATGTCTAAGCAAACCCGTATTGGTAAAACAGATCTGTATGTAAATCCGATTGGCCTTGGCACGAATGCAATTGGCGGACATAACCTTTTCCCTAATCTAAGTGAGGATACAGGAAGGGATGTTTTGAGAACGGCATTGGAAGAGGGAATCAACTTTTGGGATACGGCTTACATTTACGGTCCTGAGCGTTCAGAAGAAATTATCGGTGAAATCCTTAAAGATAGCCGCAGACGCGATGACATAGTCCTTGCCACTAAAGGGGCACATAAATTTGTCGATGGCAACATCGTCTTTGATAACTCTCCTGCTTTTCTGAAAGATGCCGTGGACTCGAGTCTAAAAAGGCTCCAAACAGACTACATCGACTTATTTTATATCCATTTCCCTGATAGTGATACCCCTAAAGATGAAGCAGTAGGTGCCTTAAAGGAATTGAAGGATGCAGGCAAAATCAAGTCAATCGGCGTCTCGAACTTTTCGTTCGAACAATTGAAGGAAGCGAATAAAGACGGTTATGTCGATGTCCTGCAATCCGAGTACAATCTATTCAAACGTGAGGCAGAACAAGACCTGCTGCCATATACAGCCGAGAATGATATTTCCTTCATTCCTTATTTCCCGCTTGCGTCCGGTCTGCTCGGCGGCAAATATAATCAGGAATCAACATTCGATGACGGCCGGGCAAAAAGTCCGCTTTTCCAAGGACAAGCCTTTGTAAGCAACCTGCAAAAAGTGGAAGAAGTACGGGCGATAGCCAACAGGAAGCATACCGAAGTCGCCGATGTCGTACTAGCTTGGTATTTAACTCGGCACTCGATCGATGTATTGATTCCCGGAGCGAAAAAGCCAGAACAGGTCACCCGCAACCTACAAGCATTGGACGTCGATCTAACCATGGATGAAATCGCCGAAATCAGTGCCATTTTCGCTTAA